A genomic window from Streptomyces sp. WMMC940 includes:
- a CDS encoding DinB family protein, with amino-acid sequence MVTHVPAEAHGDERGALLNFVEAQRGAIRRSVLGLTEEQAASRPSASELTLSGLLKHVAECELSWLRMAQRRPNERQRDEKSWNDGFRLLDGETVAGTLAFWDGVAKETEEFIRSVPSLDDTFPLPEAPWFPKEGTVSMRWMMLHLVEEIGRHAGHADIVRESLDGKGAFDLVALESGGTPGE; translated from the coding sequence ATGGTCACTCACGTTCCCGCGGAAGCCCACGGCGATGAGCGCGGAGCCCTGCTGAACTTCGTCGAGGCCCAGCGCGGCGCGATCCGCAGGTCAGTGCTCGGGCTGACCGAGGAGCAGGCGGCGAGCCGCCCCAGCGCGAGCGAACTGACGCTCTCCGGCCTGCTCAAGCACGTCGCCGAGTGTGAGCTCTCCTGGCTGCGCATGGCACAGCGGAGGCCGAACGAGCGGCAGCGCGACGAGAAGTCGTGGAACGACGGTTTCCGCCTCCTCGACGGCGAGACCGTCGCGGGGACGCTGGCGTTCTGGGACGGCGTGGCGAAGGAGACCGAGGAGTTCATCCGCTCGGTGCCCAGCCTGGACGACACCTTCCCGCTGCCGGAGGCGCCGTGGTTCCCCAAGGAGGGCACGGTGTCGATGCGCTGGATGATGCTGCATCTGGTCGAGGAGATCGGCCGGCACGCGGGCCATGCGGACATCGTCCGCGAGTCGCTGGACGGCAAGGGCGCGTTCGACCTCGTCGCGCTCGAGAGCGGCGGGACCCCGGGCGAGTAG